From the genome of Chlamydiota bacterium, one region includes:
- a CDS encoding hypothetical protein (Multifunctional non-homologous end joining protein LigD): MKQSRHVKISGKDVELTNEDKILFPKDRITKGDLIAYYQKIAPYMLKCMRHRPIMMQRYPNGINKESFMQKNVSDYFPKWIDTKSIKREKGGNIHMLVCNNKATLTYLANQACITPHMWLSQDDMPNVPDRMIFDLDPSGANFGLVVQGAKDLRDILEKELKLSAFVMTTGSKGLHVVVPIKREWNFTDVRHFARDVAKYLAKKKPKLYTIEPRKNKRRSKVFIDYLRNGYAQTGVAPFAVRPLPGAPIAMPLSWKELSAKLNAQSFNIKNVQRHLKNDPWKNIDRVAKSLNVADKRLDKLLNSKLC, translated from the coding sequence ATGAAACAATCAAGACATGTAAAAATAAGCGGCAAAGATGTGGAGCTGACCAATGAGGATAAGATTTTATTTCCCAAGGATCGCATCACGAAGGGGGATTTGATTGCCTATTATCAAAAAATTGCGCCCTACATGTTAAAATGCATGCGACATCGGCCGATTATGATGCAGCGCTATCCCAATGGAATCAACAAAGAGTCTTTTATGCAAAAAAACGTTTCTGACTATTTCCCTAAATGGATTGATACAAAATCTATCAAACGAGAAAAAGGAGGAAATATTCATATGTTAGTGTGTAACAATAAAGCCACACTGACCTATTTGGCCAATCAGGCTTGTATCACACCACACATGTGGTTATCTCAAGATGATATGCCCAATGTGCCAGATCGCATGATTTTTGATTTAGATCCAAGCGGTGCCAATTTTGGCTTAGTTGTTCAAGGAGCAAAAGATTTGCGCGATATTTTGGAAAAAGAATTGAAATTAAGTGCATTTGTCATGACCACAGGATCGAAGGGATTGCATGTTGTGGTTCCTATCAAAAGAGAGTGGAATTTTACCGATGTGCGCCATTTTGCAAGAGATGTTGCCAAATATCTTGCTAAGAAAAAACCTAAACTCTATACCATCGAACCTCGAAAAAATAAAAGACGAAGCAAAGTGTTCATCGATTATTTGAGAAATGGGTATGCTCAAACAGGGGTGGCTCCTTTTGCCGTCAGACCCTTGCCAGGAGCGCCTATTGCAATGCCACTTTCTTGGAAGGAGCTCAGCGCCAAGCTCAATGCACAAAGTTTTAATATAAAAAATGTGCAAAGACACCTTAAAAATGATCCGTGGAAAAACATCGATCGAGTCGCTAAATCTCTAAATGTGGCTGATAAACGATTAGATAAGTTATTAAATTCTAAGCTCTGCTGA